The genome window GACGCGGCGCTACCCGGTGCGTGCGCTGCGGCTGCTCGGCGCGGCGGCGACCGGCCCCGGCAAGAACGCGTCCATGGCCGGCCAGTTGCTCGGCGCGCACGTCCGCGCCCACGCCGACCTGACCGCGGCCGTCCTGCACGACCTGCCCGCCGAGACGGCAGCCCTCGTCGAGCCGCTGCTCAGCCGCAGTGACCGGGTGGCCGACGCCCCCGCGCAGGCGCTGCCCCCGCTCCTGGTCGGCCCGCCGTGGACGACGAAGCGCAAGACCCGCAAGGCGCGTGTGGCCGCGGAGACGCCGGCGGCCCCGGAGGCGCAGGTCGCCTGGCAGCCGGGCGAGCAGCAGGCGTGGGCCGACACCGAGGGCTGGTATCGCGGGTGGCGCCGTCAGTACGGCTGGGCCGACGAGATCAAGGCCCTCCAGCAGGGCAGGCAGATGAAGAGTGTCCGGGACGTCGGGCTGTTCGTCGACGGACCCGAGGACGTGGTGCGCCCGCTGCTCGCCGAGTGCGCCCCGGAGGACTACTGGGACGGCGAGGCCGCGCTGAAGCCGGTCGCCGCCAAGTACGGGGTGGCCGCCCTGCCGCTGCTGCGGCGCGCCGCCGCCCGGCACCCGAGCACCCTCGGAGGGCTGCTGCTGCCCTATCGGAGCGTCGAGGTCGCCGAGTTGGTGTGCGACTGGCTGGCGCGGCTGAAGTCGGCCGACGCCACGGCCCGTGCCTGGCTGGCGCGGCACGGTCTGGACGCCGTCGCCGTGCTCGCACCGCACGCGGTGGGCCCGGTCGGCGCGGTCCGGCGCGGCGCCGAGAAGGCGTTGCGGCTGGTGGCCGACGCCCACGGCGGCGAGGCGGTGCTGGCGGCCGTCGCCGGATGCGGCCCGGAGGCCGCGGTCATCGTCGAGGAGACGCTGTCCGCCGACCCGCTGGTCAGCGCCCTGCCCACGCGCATACCGGCTGTCGGTGCCTGGGCCGACCCCGCGCTGCTGCCGCAGATCCTGCTCACCGAGGGCGGCGCCCTGCCCGACCACGCTGTGCGCCACGCCTTGACGATCCTGGCGCTGTCCAAGCCCGGCGAGGTCTACCCGGGCCTGGAGGTGCTGACCGAGCACTGCACCGCCGACTCCCTCGCCGCTTTCGTCTGGGACCTGTTCGAGCAGTGGCGGCTGGCCGGGATGCCCGCCAAGGAGAGCTGGGCGCTGCATGCGCTCGGCTGGCTCGGGAACGACGACACGGTGCGCCGGCTCACCCCCGTGCTGCGGGCCTGGCCGGGCGAGGGCGCCCACCACCGCGCCGTGGAGGGACTGACCGTGCTGGCGAGCATCGGCACCGACGTGGCGCTGATGCATCTGCACGGAATCGCCCAGCGGGTGCCCTTCAAGGCGCTGAAGCTCCGCGCGCAGGAGAGGATCGCCGAGGTCGCCCAGGAGCTGGGGCTCACCGGCGAACAGCTGGGCGACCGGCTCGTGCCCGACCTCGGCCTCGACGCGAACGGCAGCACCGTCATCGACTACGGGCCCCGGCAGTTCACCGTCGGCTTCGACGAGCAGCTGCGCCCCTACGTCCGGGACGCCGACGGCAAGCCGCGCAAGGCCCTGCCCGCGCCCGGAGTCAAGGACGACCCGGAGCTGGCGCCGGCGGAGCGAAAGCGGTTCGCCGCGCTGAAGAAGGACGTCCGCACGATCGCCGCCGACCAGGTGCGGCGGCTGGAGGCGGCGATGGTGGCCCAGCGCACCTGGACCGCCGCGGAGTTCCGGGAGCTGTTCGTCGCCCACCCTCTGGTGTGGCACCTCGTCCGCCGCCTGGTGTGGCTCAGCGACGACGCACCCGGGGACGGCTCGGGCGGGACGAGGGCCTTCCGGGTGGCGGAGGACCGCACCTTCGCCGACGTCCACGACGACGAGTTGCCCCTGCCCGAGGAGGCCACCGTACGGGTGGCGCACCCGCTGCACCTGGGTGATGACCTGGCGGCCTGGTCGGAGCTGTTCGCCGACTACGAGATCCTCCAGCCGTTCCCTCAGCTGGGCCGGGCCGTGCACACGCTGACCGAGCAGGAGGCCGCCGGGCACCGGCTGACCCGGTTCGAGGGCGCGACCGTACCGGTCGGCAAGCTGCTCGGCCTGACCAAGCGTGGCTGGGAGCGCGGCGAGCCGCAGGACGCGGGCGTGGAGCGCTGGTTCCACCGGCGGATCGACGACGGCCACTACGTGGTGATCGGACTCGACGAGGGGATCGCCGTGGGCGTGCCGGACATGTTCCCCGACCAGACCTTCGAGACGGTCTGGCTCGACTCCCAGCCCTGTGACTACTGGCGGAGCCGGACATACCCGCTGCGCTTCGGCGCTCTGGACCCGGTCATCGCCTCCGAGATCCTCGCCGACCTGACGGAGGTGACCGCCAAGTGACCGCCGCCGTCGAAGAGACCGGCGAGGCGCTGCTCCAGCGGCCGCCCGCCGAACTGCGCCACGCCGACGAACTCGCCGCCCTGCGCGCGGCGGACGGCGATCCCCGTCCCCCGGCTGGCAGCTCAGCCTGCGGGCCGCCCGCCGCTTCATCGTCGGTGACGAACAGGCGGGTGTCAGCCGCAAGTTCGTCGGCGACGTCTCCCTCGTGGAGCGGGCCCTGGTGACGCTGGCGACCAACCGCGGCCTGATGCTCGTGGGCGAGCCCGGCACCGCCAAGTCGCTGCTGTCGGAGCTGATCGCGGCGGCCGTCAGCGGCAGTTCCGCGCTCACGGTGCAGGGCGGTGCGGCCACCACGGAGGACCAGATCAAGTACTCCTGGAACTACGCCCTGCTGGTCTCCGAAGGTCCGTCCCCGCGCTCGCTGGTGCCCGCGCCGATGCTGCGCGGCATGGCGGAGGGCCGGATCGTACGCTTCGAGGAGATCACCCGCTGCCCGCTGGAGGTGCAGGACTGCCTGCTGTCCCTGCTGTCCGACCGGGTCATCACCATTCCTGAACTGGACGGCCCGCAGGGCCTGGTCTTCGCCAAGCAGGGCTTCAACGTCATCGCCACCGCCAACACCCGCGACCGGGGCGTCAACGAGATGAGCGCCGCGCTCAAACGGCGGTTCAACTTCGAGACGGTGTTCCCCATCGCCGACTTCGACACGGAGCTCGCCCTCGTCGAGGCCGAGGCCACGGCACTGCTGCGGCAGTCCGGGGTCGAGCCGCCGCCGCGCCGGGACGTGCTGGAGGTGCTGGTGGGCACCTTCCGCGAACTGCGGGGCAGCGCGGCGCAGGGCGAGCGGCTGTCCACGGTGATGAGCACCGCGGAGGCCGTGTCCGTGGCACACGCGGTCGGGGTACGGGCCTGGTTCCTGCGCGGGGAACCGGGCAGCGCCGCCGACGTGGTGGCGTGCCTCGCCGGTACGGCCGCCAAGGACAGCCCCGAGGACCTGGCCCGCCTGCGCCGCTTCCTTCAGCAGGAGGCGCCGCGCCGTGCCGGTCCGCAGTGGCAGGCCCTGTACGACGCACGTCACCTCATGGCCGGCTGATGCCGGCCATGAGGTCGCCCGTCTTCCTCGGGGTCCGTCACCACTCCCCCGCCTGCGCCCGCCTGGTGGCCCGGACGATCGGCTCCCTGCGGCCGGCGTATGTGCTGGTGGAGGGGCCGGCGGACATGAACGACCGGCTGGAGGAACTGCTCCTCGGGCACACGCTGCCGATCGCCGTGTTCAGCCACTACCGCGACGAGCAGCGCGTGGCGACGTCCTGGACACCGCTGTGCGACTACTCCCCGGAGTGGATCGCCCTGCGGGAGGGGCGGGCGGCGGGAGCCCAGGTGCGCTTCATCGACCTGCCGGCCTGGCATCCGGCGCTCGCGGAGGGCGGCGACCGGTACGCCAACCGGTACGCGGACGCCGAGGCGAGGTACGCGGAGGCGACGACACGGCTGTGCACGCACTTCGCCGTCGATTCGGTGGACGCACTCTGGGACGGGTTGTTCGAGGTGACCGACCCGGGTGACGCCGACGGTTCCGGGGCCGGCGGCGAACCGGGCGATGCGGAGGACCTGCGTGCCCGGCTCGACGCCTACTTCTCCCTGGTGCGCGGCGACGCGGAGGCGGATCCGGGAGACCGGGCGCGCGAGGAGTACATGGCGTCCTGGGTGCGCGCCGCGCTCGCTCGGGCCGGAGACCGCCCGGTGCTGGTGGTCACCGGCGGCTTCCACCAGCCTGCGCTCCGCGCCCTGTCCGCCCTGCCGTCCCCGCAGGGGGCCGGCGGGGCCGACTGGCCGAGCGTGCCCGAACCGCCCGAGGGGGCGCTCGGCGGAAGCTTCCTGGTGCCGTACTCCTTCCACCGACTGGACGCCTTCGCCGGCTACCAGTCCGGCATGCCCTCGCCCGGCTACTACCAGCAACTGTGGGAGACGGACCCGGCAAACGCCGCGCGGGGTCTGCTGCGCGCGGTCACCGAGCGGCTGCGCACCCGTGGGATCCGGCTGTCGACGGCCGACCTGATCGCAGCCCGCACTCTGGCCCAGGGGCTGGCCCGGCTGCGCGGTCATCCGTACGAGACCCGGGTGGACGTCCTCGACGGCCTGGCCGGCGCCGTGATCGCGGACGACCTGGACCGGCCGCTGCCGTGGACCACCCGAGGCACGCTCGGCGCCGGCACCCATCCGGTGGTGGTGGAGATGGTCGCCGCCTGCACCGGCGAGGCCGTGGGCCGGCTGCACCCGGACACCCCGCTGCCCCCGTTGGTGCACGACGTGGCCGCACACCTCGCCCGCCTGGGTCTGGCCGACGCCGACGCGCCGGTCACTCTGGACCTGACGAAGGCGCCGGACCTGTCCCGCAGCCGCGCGCTGCACCGGCTGCGCGTGCTGGGCGTACCGGGCTTCAGCCGGGTCTCGGGCCCGGCCGACGGAGCCGACCCGGTGTTCACCGAGGTGTGGACGCCAGGGCCGGCAGCCCGGCGCGAGGCCGCTCTCATCGAGGCAGGCGCCTACGGAGCCCGCCTGGACGAGGCCGCCGCGGCGCTGCTCGGCGAGCGGATGCACGCGGCGGGCCCGGCGGTCGGTGCGCTGGCCGGGTTGCTGTTCGACGCGGTGCTGTGCGGGGTCGGGCCCCTCTGC of Streptomyces cynarae contains these proteins:
- a CDS encoding DUF4132 domain-containing protein, which produces MRQRWESTEDGAEKEPSGAGAQGADGHGPVALPDEESFRMPPAWRRLVFPRRGGIARSVDGLHPEAEVRAAHRLKEEADWVEAMLTAPKSDPRIVEATRAHLNGSHNPLGAAVVASLTFHWQYPDGVFVDAWVSAHGLPFAAQAVVEYFDVEPHYMQYGGRREDPWLGFRAGAAADSAWARLKFADRMRALLSVADDEAYQQTVDALARCRSGVRRRFVVSYLLPTEQAWVDECCAEVAAADARLREMLLCSLGSPAQLEPFGRRPGLGWSGWSTALVATLAEGTGKAFAPLLDEALDQAYGSDRVKGLAGALVELPTDDAFRVLLDRVEDKHVRPHLLEATRRYPVRALRLLGAAATGPGKNASMAGQLLGAHVRAHADLTAAVLHDLPAETAALVEPLLSRSDRVADAPAQALPPLLVGPPWTTKRKTRKARVAAETPAAPEAQVAWQPGEQQAWADTEGWYRGWRRQYGWADEIKALQQGRQMKSVRDVGLFVDGPEDVVRPLLAECAPEDYWDGEAALKPVAAKYGVAALPLLRRAAARHPSTLGGLLLPYRSVEVAELVCDWLARLKSADATARAWLARHGLDAVAVLAPHAVGPVGAVRRGAEKALRLVADAHGGEAVLAAVAGCGPEAAVIVEETLSADPLVSALPTRIPAVGAWADPALLPQILLTEGGALPDHAVRHALTILALSKPGEVYPGLEVLTEHCTADSLAAFVWDLFEQWRLAGMPAKESWALHALGWLGNDDTVRRLTPVLRAWPGEGAHHRAVEGLTVLASIGTDVALMHLHGIAQRVPFKALKLRAQERIAEVAQELGLTGEQLGDRLVPDLGLDANGSTVIDYGPRQFTVGFDEQLRPYVRDADGKPRKALPAPGVKDDPELAPAERKRFAALKKDVRTIAADQVRRLEAAMVAQRTWTAAEFRELFVAHPLVWHLVRRLVWLSDDAPGDGSGGTRAFRVAEDRTFADVHDDELPLPEEATVRVAHPLHLGDDLAAWSELFADYEILQPFPQLGRAVHTLTEQEAAGHRLTRFEGATVPVGKLLGLTKRGWERGEPQDAGVERWFHRRIDDGHYVVIGLDEGIAVGVPDMFPDQTFETVWLDSQPCDYWRSRTYPLRFGALDPVIASEILADLTEVTAK
- a CDS encoding DUF5682 family protein; the encoded protein is MRSPVFLGVRHHSPACARLVARTIGSLRPAYVLVEGPADMNDRLEELLLGHTLPIAVFSHYRDEQRVATSWTPLCDYSPEWIALREGRAAGAQVRFIDLPAWHPALAEGGDRYANRYADAEARYAEATTRLCTHFAVDSVDALWDGLFEVTDPGDADGSGAGGEPGDAEDLRARLDAYFSLVRGDAEADPGDRAREEYMASWVRAALARAGDRPVLVVTGGFHQPALRALSALPSPQGAGGADWPSVPEPPEGALGGSFLVPYSFHRLDAFAGYQSGMPSPGYYQQLWETDPANAARGLLRAVTERLRTRGIRLSTADLIAARTLAQGLARLRGHPYETRVDVLDGLAGAVIADDLDRPLPWTTRGTLGAGTHPVVVEMVAACTGEAVGRLHPDTPLPPLVHDVAAHLARLGLADADAPVTLDLTKAPDLSRSRALHRLRVLGVPGFSRVSGPADGADPVFTEVWTPGPAARREAALIEAGAYGARLDEAAAALLGERMHAAGPAVGALAGLLFDAVLCGVGPLCEDLLVSLAARVGQVGDLGSLGEVLAATLGLWRHDRVFGVARDRLLGAVVGGAADRVFWLAEGLHGDRGADLPRLRAMAAARDALRHAPDLMSVTPQAAAEAAARISRDPRAPADLRGAAFGLRWALGVPGDPGPVVQALASAAVDTLGDWLTGLFAVAREEVARATGTGEDSLVDVVDGVVSAMAEGDFLTGLPALRQAFAFFPPRERERIAEHLLHRRGLRGSARSLLRTSADPLLQARARALEENVIQLLDRHGLGAPR